The genomic region TTTCTGGCCGGAGTGATGGTAAGTCTGATGGGCTGGGAATTCAACCCCATTATCAGTGCCGCCCACTTCATAGGGCAGCCGACGGTGCCGGTGATGCTGCTCATGCTGGGCTTGTCCATTCCGTGGAGCCAGCTGGCGCCGAACCGGGCGGTACTTACTGTGGCCACGTTCAAGCTGCTGGCGTTGCCGATGGTGGCCTGGGGTGCATCGCTGCTCTGGTTTGGCACCTTGCGCGATGCGCAGGTTGCGGCTGTCATCGAGACCGGCGTGCCGACCATGCTGATGGCATTGAGCGTAGCGGATCGTTACCAGCTTGATGTGGAGATGGTGGCGCTGACCATCGCCTGGAGTACGGTGCTGTTTTTATTTACCCTGCCACTATGGCTTTGGGTACTTATCCGATGAGTTTGACGCGACTGATTCAGCGGCTTTACGGGATCGAAAAGCTCGATCAAATGTGTGTACAATTCGATGCGGCGGAAATCGCGCGCTTTCATGCCGGTCAAGGCGGTATTCGACCCTCAGGGTTGACTGAATCCGGGCAAGGCCAACCCGACATCCCCGTTTAACAGTGTAAAGGAATTCAACATGAGCCTGATTATCCAGCCCAATGTGGCGCCCAGTGAGCCAATCGACAAACGCGTTACCCTGAAGACCAAAATGGGTGAAATGGTCAGCGCGGAATTTTCCCTGCAAGATGAAAACGGCCGCCCGAGCGCGGCGGAATACATCGATCATCTGTATAAATCGATCAAGGAAAAGCTGGGCGAAGTGGTGATTGCGCAATTGGGCGATGGCGCCGATGTCTACAATGTAGCTGAAATCAAGAAACAGATACTCTACATCGCTGCGTTTCATGACTCCATGTTCGGCACCTTTAACCGTACCAGCAAGCTGCCGGAGAACGAGCGTAACGATTTTATCGAGATTTTCCTGCTGGCCGTGGCGACGCTGATTCCCGGGCGCAATATACTGGTGGATCTGTCCAAAGGCACGGTCGGCGAAGGCGCCGGACTCAACTGACGCATCTGCTGCACTCATTTCAATTCGGCTGTTAATAACATTATGCATTTACATATTTTGGGCATTTGCGGGACTTTCATGGGCGGGATTGCGGCGATAGCGCGGGCCGCCGGACACAAGGTGACAGGCTGCGATGCCAATGTCTATCCGCCGATGTCCGACCAGTTGCGCGAGCTGGGCATAGACCTGATCGAAGGTTTCGACCCCGAACAGCTCGAATTGAAGCCGGATGTATTCGTCATCGGCAACGTGGTGACACGCGGCAACCCGCTGATGGAAGCGATCCTCGATCGCGGCCTGCCTTACATCTCTGGCCCGCAGTGGCTGGCGGAAAACGTGCTGCGTGACAAATGGGTGCTGGCGGTTGCCGGCACGCACGGCAAGACCACGACGACGTCGATGCTGGCATGGATACTCGAGGACGCGGGCCTGCATCCGGGCTTTCTGGTCGGCGGCATCCCGCAAAATTTCGGCATTTCCGCGCGTCTGACCGAGCTGCCGTTCTTCGTGATCGAGGCCGACGAATACGATACGGCATTCTTCGACAAGCGTTCCAAGTTCGTGCATTACCGCCCGCGTACGGTGATCCTGAACAATCTGGAGTTCGACCACGCGGATATTTTCCCCGATCTGGCCGCCATTGAAACCCAGTTCCACCATCTGGTGCGCACCGTGCCCGGCGCAGGGCTGGTGATCGCCAACGGCAACGAAGACAGCTTGCGCCGGGTGATCGCGCGCGGCTGCTGGACGCCGGTGGAATGGCTGGGGGGCAGCGATGGCTGGACTGCGCAAGGCGGCGAATCCGAGTTCAGCGTGTATTTTGACGGTGTGAAACAGGGCGAAGTGGCATGGTCGCTGATGGGCGCGCATAACGTGCACAACGCGCTGGCGGCGATTGCGGCGGCACGCCATGCCGGGGTTTCGGCCGCGGTCGCCTGCGAGGCGCTGGGGCGGTTTGAAAACGTCAAGCGCCGCATGGAAGTGCGCGGTGTGGTAAATGACATCACCGTGTATGACGATTTCGCCCATCATCCCACTGCGATTGCGACCACGTTAGGCGGTTTGCGGCGCAAGGTGGGCTCGGCGCGGATACTGGCCGTGCTGGAACCGCGTTCCAATACCATGAAGCAGGGCGCGATGAAAAACGCGCTGCCCGCCAGTTTGCGCGACGCCGATGCAGTGTTCTGTTATGCGGCCAATCTGGGCTGGGATGCGCATGCCGTATTCGCCGAAATGGGCGCCAGGGCACAAGTCCACGAAGATCTGGATAAGCTGGTCGCCGCCATTGTCGCTGCTGCCCGTTCCGGCGATCAGATACTGGTGATGAGCAATGGCGGCTTCGGCGGTATTCACGAGAAGCTGCTGCACGCATTAACTGCAGCAGAATAACCTTATAAAAATCATGGTGTTTATTTGGGCGGTTCCAAGATAAAATCGCATTTTTATTCTACCAACAGGATGTTTATGCAAAAGCCGACTTTCACTTCTTTCATGCCGCCGCATCGCACTTTAATGGGCCCCGGGCCTTCCGATGTGCCGCAACGAATTCTGGACGCGATGGCGCGTCCTACCATCGGTCACCTCGACACTGCCTTCGTCGACATGATGGAAGAAATGAAAGTATTGCTGCGTTATGCATTCCAGACCGAGAACGCGCTGACGATGCCGGTTTCCGCTCCGGGTTCTGCGGGCATGGAAATGTGTTTTGTGAATCTGGTCGAACCCGGCGAGAAAGTCATCGTCTGCAAAAATGGCGTATTCGGCGGCCGCATGCTGGAAAACGTCAAGCGTTGCGGCGGCATTCCTGTGCTGGTGGAAGATGCCTGGGGCGCGCCGGTGAGTGTGGACAAGGTCGCCGCGGCGTTTGCTCAGCATCCTGATGCCAAGGTGCTGGCTTTCGTCCATGCGGAAACGTCGACCGGTGCCCGTTCTGATGCGCAGGCATTGGCTGCGCTGGCGCATCAGCACGGCGCGCTGGTGATCGTCGATGCGGTTACTTCGCTGGCAGGCATCCCGCTACTGGTTGACGAGTGGGAACTCGATGCAGTGTATTCCGGCAGCCAGAAATGCCTGTCCTGCACGCCGGGGCTATCGCCGGTAACGTTCAACGAACGCGCGATCGCCAAACTGAAATCGCGCAGCACACCGGTGCAAAGCTGGTTCCTGGATCTGAATCTGGTGCTGGGCTACTGGGGCAGCGCCGGCAAGCGTACCTATCACCATACTGCGCCGGTGAATACCCTGTATGGCTTGCACGAAGCGCTGATCCTGCTGACCGAGGAGGGGCTGGAAAATAGCTGGGCGCGCCATGCCCGCAATCACGAAATGTTGCGCGACGGGCTGGAAGCGCTGGGCCTGATGTTCGTGGTGGACAAGGAATACCGCCTGCCGCAGCTGAATACCGTCACCATTCCTGAAGGCGTGGACGATGCAGCGGTGCGTGCCCGTCTGCTCAACGAGTTCGATCTGGAAATCGGCGCCGGCCTCGGCGACCTCGCCGGCAAGGTTTGGCGTATCGGTCTGATGGGGCATTCCAGCCGCGCCGAGAATATCGATTATTGCCTGTCGGCATTGCATAAGTCGCTGACTGCGTAAGCGTTGTCAGCTTATTGGCGGGGCTGGCTGGCGTGAGTCAGTCGGCTCCGTTGTTTTTCAGGTCTGGTTCTTTTCCAGTTCCGCGACCAGCTTCGCCATCAAATCGCGGCCTTTGCTACTCATGCCGCGAGTCAGCACATTGACATCGCGTTCGCCATGCACTAGCCGGCGCAGACCGCCGCCCAGTTTCGCCATGTCGCCGCCAGCCTTGACCATCTGCTCTGCCATGTTGGCGAGCGCAGATAACGCTGCCGCATCACCGTTGGTCGAAGCCTGGATCATCGCGGCCAGTCCCGGCGCAGCAGCATTGGGGTCGGCGGTCTGCGCGGGGTCGGGCAAGGTGGCCGGGTCCTGGATACCGCGTAGTATGGCCTCGACAATAATGCGCTCGTCGTCGTCCAGTTCGGCGTAAATGCCGCTGTCGCGGCGCCCGGCGATAATCAGGCGCAGGGCTGCCACCAGTTTGCCCCAGCCCTGCTGTTCGGCTTGTGCCAGCATGGGTTGCAGCTGCGGCGTCAATTGCGGTTGGGCGCATGCGGTGGCGACGCCGTGAATGAAGGCGGCGTAGGTCTGGATAACTTGCTGGGTGCGATCGGGTAAGGCCATGCCGGATTCCGTAAAAAATTAAACTGCTGCAATTGTACGCTGACTCGGCACATTCGCCATGTGCCAGGCTGCGGGAGCCCATTGCCAGAAGGCCTCCAGTGTATCGATCTCCGCAGGCGGCGGATGACTGAGTGTGTGCATGGCATGGCGCAGCGCGGCAAGCGGCTCGGCGGTCGTCAACGCCGGCGCCAGCGTCTGCTTGGAGAGTTTTTGCCCTTGAGCGTTAACCAGTACCGGCAGATGCGCATAGCCTGGTGTGGGCAGCTTGAGCAATTGCTGTAGATAGATTTGGCGCGGTGTGGAGCTGAGCAGATCGGCGCCGCGCACGATTTCGCTGACGCCGAGTTCGGCATCGTCGACGACCACGGCGAGCTGATACGCAAACAGGCCGTCCGCGCGGCGTAACACGAAATCGCCGATCTCCGATTGCAGGCGTTGGCATGTCTGCCCCTGTATCAGGTCGTTGAAGCATATCAAGTCATCGTGGGTGCTGATTCTCAGGGCGCGCGGTATCCGCCCTTGGGCCAAACCCGGACGGCAGGTGCCGGGGTAGACCGGCCCATCTATGCCGTTGATGCTGGAATCGGTGATTTCGCGGCGGCTGCAGGCGCAGGGATAGATTTTACCCGTCTGCTGCAAGCGTTCAATCGCATTCTGATAAGCCGGCAGTCGCCGGGATTGATATACGATCGGGCCATCCCATTCAAAGCCGCAGCGTTCCAGATCGCGCAGGATGTCGTCGGCGGTACCGGGCGGGCAGCGCGGCGTATCCAGATCCTCGATGCGTACATGCCACTGTCCGTGCCGGCTGCGCGCCTGCAGATAGCTGCCGAGCGCCGCAAG from Sulfuriferula sp. AH1 harbors:
- the mpl gene encoding UDP-N-acetylmuramate:L-alanyl-gamma-D-glutamyl-meso-diaminopimelate ligase, whose product is MHLHILGICGTFMGGIAAIARAAGHKVTGCDANVYPPMSDQLRELGIDLIEGFDPEQLELKPDVFVIGNVVTRGNPLMEAILDRGLPYISGPQWLAENVLRDKWVLAVAGTHGKTTTTSMLAWILEDAGLHPGFLVGGIPQNFGISARLTELPFFVIEADEYDTAFFDKRSKFVHYRPRTVILNNLEFDHADIFPDLAAIETQFHHLVRTVPGAGLVIANGNEDSLRRVIARGCWTPVEWLGGSDGWTAQGGESEFSVYFDGVKQGEVAWSLMGAHNVHNALAAIAAARHAGVSAAVACEALGRFENVKRRMEVRGVVNDITVYDDFAHHPTAIATTLGGLRRKVGSARILAVLEPRSNTMKQGAMKNALPASLRDADAVFCYAANLGWDAHAVFAEMGARAQVHEDLDKLVAAIVAAARSGDQILVMSNGGFGGIHEKLLHALTAAE
- a CDS encoding alanine--glyoxylate aminotransferase family protein codes for the protein MQKPTFTSFMPPHRTLMGPGPSDVPQRILDAMARPTIGHLDTAFVDMMEEMKVLLRYAFQTENALTMPVSAPGSAGMEMCFVNLVEPGEKVIVCKNGVFGGRMLENVKRCGGIPVLVEDAWGAPVSVDKVAAAFAQHPDAKVLAFVHAETSTGARSDAQALAALAHQHGALVIVDAVTSLAGIPLLVDEWELDAVYSGSQKCLSCTPGLSPVTFNERAIAKLKSRSTPVQSWFLDLNLVLGYWGSAGKRTYHHTAPVNTLYGLHEALILLTEEGLENSWARHARNHEMLRDGLEALGLMFVVDKEYRLPQLNTVTIPEGVDDAAVRARLLNEFDLEIGAGLGDLAGKVWRIGLMGHSSRAENIDYCLSALHKSLTA
- the gluQRS gene encoding tRNA glutamyl-Q(34) synthetase GluQRS, with protein sequence MTTQSPYIGRFAPSPTGALHAGSLLAALGSYLQARSRHGQWHVRIEDLDTPRCPPGTADDILRDLERCGFEWDGPIVYQSRRLPAYQNAIERLQQTGKIYPCACSRREITDSSINGIDGPVYPGTCRPGLAQGRIPRALRISTHDDLICFNDLIQGQTCQRLQSEIGDFVLRRADGLFAYQLAVVVDDAELGVSEIVRGADLLSSTPRQIYLQQLLKLPTPGYAHLPVLVNAQGQKLSKQTLAPALTTAEPLAALRHAMHTLSHPPPAEIDTLEAFWQWAPAAWHMANVPSQRTIAAV